Proteins encoded in a region of the Ornithodoros turicata isolate Travis chromosome 3, ASM3712646v1, whole genome shotgun sequence genome:
- the LOC135388935 gene encoding alpha- and gamma-adaptin-binding protein p34-like — MGDSEDSQYGCLIVSCSELSPPEPLVREILGAHQKLDEAEMQNGEKSCTWNLNTKYYTAQVPVHWRNERYQPEDEPLLCHIHGLVLFCNTDQIEVSLERATEWLSHCNEAQVTLLVIRTSHHCAEEEEEEEEEPPELQTWCLKHQCELVCWHDDAGIQRIREALSAHPWPQLQKHAAESADVAEGEDDGLPASFEELFAHFRELKEKAEGMTGEERRDFAEKVAVQFWKACGGDDDEISGLVGDG; from the exons ATGGGAGACTCTGAGGATTCACAGTATGGGTGTCTAATAGTGAGCTGTAGTGAGTTATCCCCTCCGGAACCGCTCGTACGAG AGATTCTTGGAGCACACCAGAAGCTGGACGAAGCAGAAATGCAGAATGGAGAAAAGTCCTGCACTTGGAACCTGAACACAAAGTATTACACCGCCCAAGTGCCCGTGCATTGGCGCAACGAACGTTACCAACCAGAGGACGAGCCCCTGCTGTGTCACATCCACGGCCTCGTTTTATTTTGCAATACGGATCAG ATCGAAGTCAGCTTAGAACGTGCGACAGAGTGGTTGTCCCACTGCAATGAGGCGCAAGTGACCTTACTGGTGATCCGCACGTCGCACCATTGTgcagaggaggaagaggaggaggaggaggagcctcCGGAGCTACAGACCTGGTGCTTGAAGCACCAGTGCGAGCTGGTGTGCTGGCACGACGACGCAGGTATTCAGCGAATACGGGAGGCGTTATCTGCACATCCTTGGCCTCAACTTCAGAAGCATGCTGCAGAAAGCGCAGATGTCGCGGAGGGTGAAGATGACGGCCTTCCGGCATCGTTCGAAGAGCTGTTTGCTCATTTCAGGGAACTCAAGG AAAAGGCAGAAGGGATGACCGGAGAAGAACGCAGGGActttgcagaaaaa GTGGCCGTGCAGTTCTGGAAGGCCTGCGGCGGAGATGACGACGAGATTTCCGGACTGGTCGGCGATGGTTAG